ACAGGAGGGTGACTGAGAAGAACcatgagcaaaacaaaatacacatgAGGGAATGAATATAATTAAACTAATATTTAATTCCCACAAGTCATTTTTTACCTTAATATAGCAATTATGCCATATACATGCTATAAAAAAACTTACTTAGAACCTGCAGATGTAAAATCCCCCCACAAGTCAGCGCTGGGTTGGGTTTCAGGGACAGAGGACCCAAAATCTAAAAAAGGGGCTGAAATAAGGACAGATCAAATAAATGAAGTAAGCATCTGGTGATACATGCAGGAGCATGGAAATGGGTGAGCATCTGCGTTAGTCGGTatcgtatactgtatatgaatgaataacaaagactATGAATGTACAATGAAAAGTAAATTTTGACAATGCAATTGCAGCAGCCAAAGAAAGCAAGCTTTCCGAAAGAGTAGTTGGGGAAATGGAAAGCCTGCTCACCCGCGATCCTTATGAGGAGAAGCACTACAGAAAATAGATGGCTGGAAGTTGCAATCTTCCAAAAATATATGTACGGTACTTGTAATCCAAACTGGATGATGTCAATATTTCCACacaaatcaaaacacaaacaccctCATCCCAACCCGGTTAAAATATTCGCCCTCAAAATATCACTACTTTATTCACGTaccataagtttttttttttcaggggcctGACTCCTTCACAGCGATTGCCAtcatagaaatagaaatatagTTACATAAGTTTGTTTGCTGTTGCGCAGGTGTGACTGTGTGCTGGCTGCCAGGAGGTGGGATGACGCCTCCGGCCTTGATGCCTGGCGGTGGTGGGAGCAGACCTCCAGCCACAGGGCGCGGCTTAGTCCCAGATGCATCCTTCTTCTTGATGTTCTGTCACAagacaaatgacattttacCAATGTATTCTATGGCTGTCTATTCAATTTGTTGAAATTGCAAGAGAAATATATTTACCCCGATGCTGATCTTGATGGTCTGCCCCTCCTTGAAACTAAGGTCAAGCTTTGGCGCGTCACTCTGGGTTGCTTCCATTTTGGCCAGCTCACCTTCTTGCTTCACccacctttcaaaataagagcacgTTCTTGTAGAACTATAGAGGAACAACTAAGCTGTCTAATGCAGCTTTAGCTACTAATTCTACCTTGTAGTAAACAATTCATTCCATTTTCagcttgaaaaatatatttgacaaGATAACGGCTTATGtaccaagaaaaaaagaaagacatctTCACCTACTTAAAATGGTCTTGCAAAGCAACGTTGAAGTCGAAGGAGTCTCCCCGATCAGCGAAGCCCAGACCGATAAAAGCGTGACGGCCTACGATGAAAACATGGATGTGAAAGATTTTGTGTCACATACTTGAGGAGATGAACATATGACTGCTGGAAGAAATGTGACATGTTGTTTTATTGCAAAGTAAGATTCCTTTTAAATATCTTACCATTTCCATCCTCTATCCGGATCACAAAGTACCTGCTGGAGTCTGTGACGGCTTCAACTACACTGCCCGGATACTGTTCAACTGGAGCCTGGGCAAAAAGCTCTCCTGCAAACACAAACAGGATACAGTAGTACCTCAAAATGGATCTACACCAAAAATTGTACCATCTGGCTTTATGAAAAATATGGCTGGAAACGTGTGACATCACGGGAAGAACTAGCATAGCAGTTAAGAACGTAAAAATGTTCATTGCAGTTAAGAAAGGTTGTACAATGGTGAGAGTTTGACTCTTGAGTCTGTTTCCATAATTTCGATTAGGGAATTGGTGCTGGAATCTGAACTGAAAAACCTGTCGcgtccattttctccaaaattgtAACAAAAAATTGAAAGCTACAGGAGACTCAACCACAATGTCTGTCAGGGAGAAACTGGCCTCAATACACAAGCGTGACTGTGTGCAAGATTCATTTACCTGTATTTTTATCCTCCAATTTGATGTTGGCAAGCTTTCCTTTTGCAGTGATTTTCATTCTCCCACTCCAAGCGGGTTCATCCAGCTTCCAGTCAGCAGCACTGTAAACAatggagggaggggaaaaaaagtacatttttcaatttcaggAGTTTTCCAATCTCAAGATCTGTTCCTCACAATGAATTGATCAGAGGCAACATCCTGTCCATCGTTGTAGGTTATCATGTGGCAGAAATTAGATGTTCTTGGCTATAAAACTAGCAGACTATTCAATGATAATACTGAAACatggatgtgtttttttcttttccaaattaTACATGTTTTTCTGGACATATTCATGTTTATTTAGACTATTTATTCTATTGTGATAAAGGGCCAATGTACAAAACTTCCAAAAGCATTAGGGGCCACTAGGCCTCGGTTTCCATCCAGAGAAAGATCTTCACTGAGCACTTGAGTGGCGCAAAAGTAggtatgcattttatttgcagAACAAGTAAATTACCATTTCAACACGAGCAGTTGCTGCTTCAGCCAGCTAGAGCAAGTGAAATCAAAGGTTCTCAAGAAGTCAGAACAGAACCGTTAATCCTGCCAGCTGGATAAAAGAAATCCTATAAAGAGAAGTCATTCCCGTGCCAATTGGCAGGAAGCGAAACAATGGGCAcatgatgaaatgttttgttctttggTTTGCAGTTCTTGTTTCATGTTAGTTTCTTTTGACCTCACATTTTAATGGGCACAAAGAGGAGCGAGCTGGGTCTCAAGTTACCCTATGTCGGGAGAATATCTGAGCAATTTTGAGCAGTAATTTTAAAGTTTGGATATAAAGTTGTGATAACTGCGTACGCTAAAGCACAAGACAGAACATCAACAGACATTcatagtaaaaacaaaacaaagtttgtCCAAAAATAATGACTGACTTGTCAATGAAGCAGGGCTGGAAAATATAGCTTTACACAACCAAAAGGTAGGTTTGTGAATCAACCTTACATTTGGGCTCATGAACTTTCAGGTAGTGGAGAATTTGAAAGGCAGATTTATAGTTTGAAAGCCTGAAACGTCACTTATGGACAAAAAATTGTGTTGACGCGAAGTGGGTGTCCGATAACATTCAGCGAGCGACTTGACAGTTCCGGACGTTTCGTGAACATTTTCTTACCGATATCCACGGTTGGACGCCCGTGGCGGAATCCGGTATACGTGAACTTCTTGCTTCACACAAAGAATCGATTCATAACTGTTGTCTTCAGCCATTTCGTCAAGTGTCAGTGTCACTGAGTAAAACTAACTTCCCACTTTCACTGCACACCTCCGCCGCTCTTGGTTGAAACGGAGAAGACGTCGAAAGAAGCTCGTCGCGCTTCCTATAGCGCCGCTACTGTACAGGCGGCGTATTGCAAGTTTTGGTTTGTAAACCAACTCAGTACTTTACTCACAGAGTGAACATAACGctgaaataaatactgtatatacatttttgCAATAATTATATTCCATAGGTGACAATTCATACATCCCTGTTGTCTATGTGCTTTGAAACGTGCACTACATTGAGGCCCTGAGAAGCATATTACAGTTAAGTGTGAGTCAAAACAATCCTGTTGGCCTAACAACCAAGACCCTGGAATATGTGACCTTAACGGCCTGGTAGCTGGAACACAGTACAATTGCATGTTCATGTAATCTTCTAAACCTTGAAGTTGGAacattaatataaaaaaatcttgaaaagacaatgaatgaaataaattccaTTTACAATACATAAACATCTGTCAAATGAGCACTGTAGGACTGAATCTGTGAAGTCATCGTATTACAGTCTCTTATGGAATTATGCGCACCTCACGTGAATACAAACTTCCACTTAAGGAACAAATtaattcacattaaaaaaaagcaagacgttttattttattgtatgtttATTAAAGGGATTTTCTTCTCCCATCAGCGTTTTCAGGATTCTAAATATGACATCTAGGAAGCCTCACACTACTGACGCCGTGATAGAACAGAACTGAGCTTCATGAGAAAACAATCACAAAATGTTTGACAGATGCAGATAATGTGAGCACTACTTTAACATcaaaatttcattttgattgcCTTCCCATTTGTAACAATGACTGAATCTAACCTTTTCAGAATGTATCAGGAGTACCCACATTTGTGCTTTATTCAAAGATGAACTTAACAAGTTTTCAACTCAATGACATTGCAGCAAAGATGCAATTCTGGGTTTTGAAAATGAATACGCTACCTTGAGTTTTGCGATAGCAATAGAGCTTTAGTAGCATATGCTATGACCGTTCCCAAGTTTAAATGCGGCCGCCGCGCAGAACAGAAATCTGATGAGTACCATGCATACGGGAAGAGGCTGTTCTATACGCAGGGAGATAGAGAATAACAAATCAAATATTAAAATTGAGACATAAACTCAAGTACATAACAGATTGTTCCTACTTGTCTTTTGTGAAAGAATATGCTCATTGCACCTAAATGACTTCTAAGAGAGGTAATAATCTTAAGACTTTGAAAATGTACAACAAATTTAACCTTTTGACTTGAAGTGAATAATTCTAATACTCCAGCATTAAgttcttttcattttagtgTGATATTTATTTCATGAATCATGGCCTCATTTGCATGATATTGGGAATATAATTGTGAGCTATTTTTTTATGGTTTATCAAGAGAATAAAATATACTATTTCATCAGttcttttaaaagtaaataattgtAGTGGATAGTGTGATTATGGAGAGCTTCTTAAGACTTGTTGGAACCagttgcaatgtttttttatatttgccTAAAACGTATGCTACATTCATGAGTGCAATGAACACCAGTTGAAGAAGTATGTTGGTCATTTTGCATTTAAGGCGTAAATGGGTCAAACGTTTAAAAACAATGTTCTGAATGGCTATAGCtgatttgaacattttcatgatttgcaaACTTGTTGGAGAGGTTGTGGAGATCTGGCAATAGTGTATAAATGTGAGAAAAGAACCATAGAAATACAAAATAGTTAAATTTGACTGTAATCCAAAAGTCAGACAGAATTCCTGATTATAATATCACATCATCGTGGACACTCCTCCTTTGTAAAACAATCATTTGCCATCGATCAATGTTAATGGCAGTGTCTGTGAATATGCTGCAGTCTTTGGCTTACATTGACCAACTCACTGCAGATCAAGCAAACCAATGGACATCAATTTTGCTAATACAATTCATAAACAAGTTGGACTTTTTCTAAGCCTCTACAAATTGATGTGGTAATTCAtagaaatattcaaataaagTATCATCAAGTGCGTATTGAAtttcttgaccaaaaaaaaaaaaaaaaaaagggattcagTTTCacgaattcaaaataaaataacattataaCATTTGAACTAAAGTACAATACAGACAATGGTCCGAAAACAAAATTAGGAGGGGATACACTTGTTATTGCTTCAATAATGAAACCTTTGAATATTTTGTCTGGGTGACCAGTGGGCAGTTACTCCCACCCCATGGAGGACTGTGGACTGCTTTGACTTCCTTCagtattaaaacagaaaaaacaaagtgcgcgATGAAGGGCGACACCAGGTTAACTTTCTGTCCAGTGCCTACTACCAGAATTACTTAAATGAAAAAACTTAAACTGCCTGTACCCGTCTTCCCGGAGAGCACGCAGCCATGCCCGTTTCAACTTCCCAGGGAAGGGCCAGCTCATTCGTTCACGTTTGCAAGGGCTGTTCCGAGACTGACTTAAATCACCTTGAAGGGACTGACATCGGCTAGCCTGACACTCGCCTGCGAAGGAGTGAGAGGCAAAGGGCACCTCATGGTATAGCAAAGTATCACAGTGATCAGGGATGGTAGGCAAAAGCCTCCTTATAGCGTAGAAGAGCCGAGGGTGTAGCTAATCTCTGCCAGTCCCTCCTATTCTTCCACATAGGTAAAAGGCAAGGCGGATGGCAAAGACCGCGCCAGTAAATTGGGTAGAGAGAGGGTGGACGAGTGCATTATTATCTTCATGTTTCAAATGTTCACACACACCACTCTGCTCTTGATACCGCACACCCTTTCACTGCTCTCGGGAACACGTTTGACCCATTAAAAGCAGGAGGCTCTGGTTTATCTGCCAAGTCGGAAGCCTGAAGTGCCATCAGGCCCGCTTGGCTGGCGGATCACATGACTGTTGTGACGAGCTGGTTCTGATGGCTGCGCAGTCATACGAACTGGCCTTGAGAAAAGGAGAGAACCTAGTGAATAATTGTGGCAAGAACAAAATTGTCAGTTCTTTTGCTGAAAAGACTTACCTGTCTTGACCTGGATTCTCCGGAGGTGTATCATCTGATGAAGCACTACCCAGAATCCTCCGACGTGCCTCGGCGTACTCCGCCTCCCGCTGCGCCAAAGACTTCATCTGCTGGGAAGGTCGAGACGAGGATGCAGAATTTCCTGCAGTACCATTATTTGACGGACGCTTTAAAATTCTAATTTGTGGGGGTGGTGCTGCAGGAAGAGAGTCATCCTGGATTACAATCGCAGTTCTCACAGGTGAATTTGAACTGGACTTCCTGCACAGATAGCAAGGTTTCCAATAAAGCAATATTAATATTGatatttaaaattcatttaaatgtattttatttaatttatttgcaAGTATTAATTAC
The DNA window shown above is from Hippocampus zosterae strain Florida chromosome 9, ASM2543408v3, whole genome shotgun sequence and carries:
- the necap2 gene encoding adaptin ear-binding coat-associated protein 2 produces the protein MAEDNSYESILCVKQEVHVYRIPPRASNRGYRAADWKLDEPAWSGRMKITAKGKLANIKLEDKNTGELFAQAPVEQYPGSVVEAVTDSSRYFVIRIEDGNGRHAFIGLGFADRGDSFDFNVALQDHFKWVKQEGELAKMEATQSDAPKLDLSFKEGQTIKISIGNIKKKDASGTKPRPVAGGLLPPPPGIKAGGVIPPPGSQHTVTPAQQQTNLSPFLDFGSSVPETQPSADLWGDFTSAGSNSSKDAVKSGWVQFS
- the LOC127607942 gene encoding SUZ domain-containing protein 1-like, encoding MEDEEVAESWEEAADSGEIERRLEAKLKINQQTKKSSSNSPVRTAIVIQDDSLPAAPPPQIRILKRPSNNGTAGNSASSSRPSQQMKSLAQREAEYAEARRRILGSASSDDTPPENPGQDRPVRMTAQPSEPARHNSHVIRQPSGPDGTSGFRLGR